The Inediibacterium massiliense genome has a segment encoding these proteins:
- the ltrA gene encoding group II intron reverse transcriptase/maturase codes for MNVQKTNDTIDKVRQLQRKLYQSAKSNKSRRFHALYDKIYRKDVLEKAWKQVKTNKGSAGVDEQTIADIEDIGVEKILEEIQIQISKGTYNPPPVLRKEIPKDNGKVRPLGIPTVKDRIIQTATKIVIEPVFEANFKECSYGFRPKKNQHQALDKIRRACNNKGMWVLDADISGYFDNINHMKLLLLVERRISDRRVIKLIRKWLEAGVMKDGIVVQSELGSPQGGVISPLLANIYLDYLDTVWEKHYKHLGKLIRFCDDFVVVCKNYKDVKHTHKAISLIMQRLELNLNKSKTKIISLWEGKEGFDFLGFHNRKVKTKTIDGRIYYTLIQWISNQSIKKIYDKVKKTLDRKTLYVSSKEMVKTLNRKIIGWRNYYGLSPFNKLVKIDKYIRKRLVIWFNNKRQARKRKEFYEIVSRFNDIGLKYVA; via the coding sequence GTGAATGTCCAAAAGACTAACGACACCATAGATAAAGTTCGACAACTTCAAAGGAAACTATACCAATCAGCCAAGAGTAATAAAAGCAGAAGGTTTCATGCTTTATACGATAAGATATATAGAAAAGATGTACTTGAGAAGGCATGGAAACAAGTCAAAACTAATAAAGGAAGTGCAGGAGTAGATGAACAAACTATAGCAGACATTGAAGATATTGGGGTAGAAAAGATATTAGAGGAAATACAAATTCAAATATCAAAAGGAACATATAATCCACCACCAGTATTAAGAAAAGAAATTCCGAAGGATAATGGAAAGGTAAGACCTCTAGGAATTCCCACAGTAAAAGATAGAATAATACAAACAGCAACAAAGATAGTGATAGAACCTGTTTTTGAAGCTAATTTCAAGGAATGTTCTTATGGATTTAGACCTAAGAAAAATCAGCATCAAGCACTTGATAAAATAAGGCGAGCTTGTAATAACAAAGGAATGTGGGTGTTAGATGCAGATATATCAGGATACTTTGATAATATAAATCATATGAAATTATTACTGCTAGTTGAAAGACGAATAAGTGATAGGAGAGTAATTAAGCTTATACGAAAATGGCTAGAAGCAGGAGTAATGAAGGATGGGATAGTTGTTCAAAGTGAACTGGGAAGTCCTCAAGGAGGTGTGATATCTCCATTACTAGCAAATATTTACTTAGATTACCTAGATACGGTATGGGAGAAACATTACAAGCATTTAGGTAAACTAATTAGATTTTGTGATGACTTTGTAGTTGTTTGCAAGAACTATAAAGATGTAAAACATACACATAAAGCTATAAGCCTTATAATGCAAAGATTAGAATTGAATCTAAATAAAAGCAAGACGAAAATTATATCTTTATGGGAAGGAAAAGAAGGTTTTGATTTTCTAGGGTTTCATAATCGTAAGGTTAAGACAAAGACTATAGATGGTAGAATCTACTATACACTTATCCAGTGGATTAGTAATCAATCAATAAAGAAAATATATGACAAAGTTAAGAAGACTCTAGATAGGAAAACCCTATATGTCTCTAGTAAAGAAATGGTTAAGACATTAAATCGAAAGATTATAGGATGGCGAAACTATTATGGATTGTCACCATTCAATAAACTGGTGAAGATTGATAAATATATAAGAAAGCGGCTAGTCATTTGGTTTAACAACAAAAGACAGGCACGAAAGAGAAAAGAATTTTATGAAATAGTAAGTCGATTTAATGATATTGGCCTAAAATATGTTGCTTAA
- a CDS encoding sigma 54-interacting transcriptional regulator, translated as MRVQQVMTKNPIVLTVEDTLHEAVKIFVKNRIDGAPIVDEERNLIGIITKTNLMKSFLKNIHSNTKVGTLATKKVITISQDASVGEAWEIKVGRLPVVDEKGSLVGILTRTDIIKALLEKQIEESSELKAVLDFTNNGIVIIDDQGMIKRCNVSAIRILNLNNEKIIGLHAEKILPELKLYHVIETQKSEYNQKIKFKEKTLICDRIPLLRDGQVFGGLIVFKDSSEFESIINELNTVQNISKKLDAVIESSYDGIYITDGDANTLKINKSYERITGVKREEMLGNNMLNLEKKGYISESATLKVLHTGKTTTIHQKFKTGKNALVTSTPIFDEKNQITLVVTNVRDITELSLLKEQLERNKELAKKYYSEIEEMRMQLLNTLHIIAEDEKMLEIARIAKRVAKVDTTILILGETGVGKEEIAKFIHKNSNRRRKQFIKVNCGAIPNTLIESELFGYEKGAFTGANRQGKMGLFEVANGGTLFLDEIGELPLDMQVKLLRVLQENEIKRVGGIESIKVDVRILAATNRNLEKMVKENQFREDLYYRLNVVPICIPSLRERRGDILPLVRHFLSELNEKYGWNKRMSKDALEVLYEYDWPGNVRELKNIVERVFIMSNDHEITCEDLPKTICMKNTSSRLIEEIVPLKEAISIVEKELLEKAFEKYQNVRGAAKALGIDASTFVRKRQKYEKML; from the coding sequence TTGAGAGTTCAACAAGTAATGACTAAGAATCCCATTGTCCTAACAGTAGAAGATACTTTGCATGAAGCTGTAAAAATTTTTGTGAAAAATCGTATTGATGGAGCTCCTATTGTAGATGAAGAAAGAAACTTAATAGGAATTATTACAAAAACCAATTTGATGAAATCTTTTTTAAAAAACATTCATTCAAATACAAAGGTTGGAACTTTAGCTACGAAAAAAGTAATTACCATTAGTCAAGATGCCAGTGTAGGAGAAGCTTGGGAAATAAAAGTAGGAAGACTACCTGTTGTGGATGAAAAAGGAAGTTTGGTAGGGATTTTAACTCGGACAGATATTATAAAGGCATTGTTAGAAAAACAAATAGAAGAATCTAGTGAATTAAAAGCAGTTTTGGATTTTACCAATAATGGTATCGTAATCATTGATGATCAAGGTATGATTAAGAGATGCAATGTATCCGCTATTCGTATATTGAATTTAAATAATGAGAAAATTATTGGATTGCATGCAGAAAAAATACTACCAGAGTTAAAGCTTTATCATGTGATTGAGACTCAAAAAAGTGAATACAATCAAAAAATAAAATTTAAAGAAAAGACCCTTATATGCGATAGAATTCCTTTGCTAAGAGATGGTCAAGTTTTTGGAGGTTTGATTGTATTTAAAGATAGTTCAGAATTTGAAAGCATTATCAATGAATTAAATACAGTTCAAAATATTTCTAAAAAATTAGATGCAGTGATTGAATCTTCTTATGATGGAATATATATTACAGATGGAGATGCCAATACCCTTAAAATTAATAAATCCTATGAAAGAATCACAGGTGTGAAAAGAGAAGAAATGCTAGGTAATAATATGCTCAATTTAGAAAAAAAAGGATATATTTCCGAATCTGCTACCTTAAAGGTTTTACATACTGGTAAAACTACTACGATTCATCAAAAATTTAAAACGGGAAAAAATGCATTAGTAACAAGTACACCTATTTTTGATGAAAAAAATCAAATTACATTAGTAGTTACCAACGTGAGAGATATTACAGAACTTTCTCTTTTAAAAGAACAGTTAGAAAGAAATAAAGAATTGGCAAAAAAATATTACTCAGAGATCGAAGAAATGCGTATGCAACTTTTAAATACTTTGCATATTATAGCAGAAGATGAAAAAATGCTTGAAATAGCTAGGATTGCAAAAAGAGTAGCAAAAGTAGATACTACAATACTTATTTTAGGAGAAACAGGGGTTGGGAAAGAGGAAATTGCAAAGTTTATACATAAAAATAGTAATAGAAGAAGAAAACAATTTATTAAAGTAAATTGTGGAGCAATTCCTAACACTCTTATTGAATCAGAGCTTTTTGGATATGAAAAGGGAGCTTTTACAGGAGCCAATAGGCAAGGAAAAATGGGATTATTTGAAGTAGCCAATGGAGGAACTTTATTTTTAGATGAAATAGGTGAGCTTCCATTAGATATGCAAGTAAAGCTTCTTAGGGTTTTGCAGGAAAATGAAATCAAAAGAGTTGGTGGAATTGAATCCATTAAAGTGGATGTGCGTATTTTGGCTGCTACCAATCGGAATTTAGAAAAAATGGTAAAAGAAAATCAATTTAGAGAAGACCTTTATTATCGATTAAATGTAGTGCCTATTTGTATTCCTTCCTTAAGAGAAAGAAGAGGAGATATACTTCCTTTGGTACGTCATTTTCTTTCTGAATTAAATGAAAAATATGGATGGAATAAAAGAATGAGTAAGGATGCTTTAGAAGTATTATATGAATATGATTGGCCTGGAAATGTAAGAGAATTAAAAAATATCGTAGAAAGAGTATTTATCATGAGTAATGATCACGAGATTACTTGTGAAGACTTACCAAAAACCATTTGTATGAAAAATACTTCTTCGAGATTAATAGAAGAAATTGTTCCATTAAAAGAAGCAATATCTATTGTAGAAAAAGAATTATTAGAGAAAGCTTTTGAAAAATATCAAAATGTAAGAGGTGCAGCAAAGGCCCTAGGAATTGATGCTTCCACTTTTGTGCGAAAAAGACAAAAGTATGAAAAAATGCTGTAA
- a CDS encoding 4-hydroxyphenylacetate 3-hydroxylase N-terminal domain-containing protein — translation MALMTKEQYLESLRKLDIKVYVFGELVKNFVDHPVIRPSINSVAMTYELAQSPEYEDLMTATSNLTGKKVNRFTHLHQSTEDLIKKVKMLRLLGQKTGSCFQRCVGMDSFNAVYSTTYETD, via the coding sequence ATGGCATTAATGACAAAAGAACAATATTTAGAGAGTTTAAGAAAATTAGACATTAAGGTGTATGTGTTTGGAGAATTGGTGAAAAACTTTGTAGACCATCCAGTAATTAGACCTTCTATTAATTCAGTAGCAATGACTTATGAGCTTGCTCAAAGCCCAGAGTATGAAGATTTAATGACGGCAACTTCTAATTTAACAGGAAAAAAAGTAAATCGTTTTACACATCTTCATCAAAGTACAGAAGACCTTATAAAGAAAGTAAAAATGTTAAGACTTTTAGGACAAAAGACAGGATCATGTTTCCAACGTTGTGTAGGAATGGATTCTTTTAATGCAGTATATAGTACAACTTATGAAACAGATGA
- a CDS encoding cold-shock protein, whose amino-acid sequence MEKGTVKWFNGEKGYGFISRENGEDVFVHFSAINMEGYKTLEEGQAVEFEVIQGEKGPQATNVVRG is encoded by the coding sequence ATGGAAAAAGGTACAGTAAAATGGTTTAATGGAGAAAAAGGTTATGGATTTATTTCAAGAGAAAATGGAGAAGATGTTTTCGTACATTTCTCTGCAATCAACATGGAAGGTTACAAAACTTTAGAAGAAGGTCAAGCTGTTGAATTTGAAGTAATTCAAGGAGAAAAAGGACCTCAAGCTACAAACGTTGTAAGAGGATAA
- a CDS encoding NifU family protein — protein MFEEVQKVIDTKIRPKLMKHYGDIKLIGVKDQIVEVKLLGACGSCPSAKITLEEIVLADLQEEIPTIKEVHLVHEMSQDLIDMAKKILNKKR, from the coding sequence ATGTTTGAAGAAGTACAAAAAGTAATAGATACAAAAATTAGACCAAAGCTTATGAAGCATTATGGAGACATAAAGTTGATTGGAGTAAAGGATCAAATTGTAGAAGTAAAGCTTTTAGGTGCTTGTGGTAGCTGTCCTTCAGCAAAAATTACTCTTGAAGAAATTGTTTTAGCAGATTTACAAGAAGAAATTCCTACAATCAAAGAAGTTCATCTTGTTCATGAAATGAGTCAAGATCTTATTGATATGGCTAAGAAGATATTAAACAAAAAAAGGTAA
- a CDS encoding small, acid-soluble spore protein, alpha/beta type: protein MSKKNSVKNKKNKIETIEDKWKYEIAQELGLLEKVENLGWGGLTAKETGRIGGLITVRKKQLNKKNTEG, encoded by the coding sequence ATGTCTAAGAAAAACAGTGTAAAAAATAAAAAGAATAAAATAGAAACCATCGAAGACAAATGGAAATATGAAATTGCTCAAGAGCTTGGATTATTAGAAAAGGTAGAAAACTTAGGATGGGGAGGACTTACTGCGAAGGAAACAGGAAGAATTGGAGGACTTATTACGGTAAGAAAAAAACAATTGAATAAGAAAAATACAGAGGGATAG
- a CDS encoding DegV family protein: MEKIAIITDSSCDLPQEWIEKYNIEVLPLRVIYSKKEFRDRVEISPQEVYESLEIETPKTSLPSPEDAKNLFQKLQDEEYTHVLGIFISSGLSGTYNMVKNVANEFKKLTIELMDSKTLSMGLGFLVLEAAKEAYKNSNFEQIIEKTKKILHKSDLFYVLKTLEYLRKGGRIGLVEGTVGEILGIKPIISIDEEGKYYTYKKVRGRKKSIEDIYSIVKEKIKNKRIDIAIMHGDAEEEAKKLLERIKEIGNINEILFSQISPVLGVHTGPGLIGVVTFEI; the protein is encoded by the coding sequence ATGGAAAAGATAGCCATAATTACCGATTCTTCTTGTGACTTACCACAAGAGTGGATTGAAAAATATAATATTGAGGTACTTCCTCTTCGTGTGATTTATTCAAAAAAAGAATTTAGAGATCGAGTAGAAATTTCTCCACAAGAAGTTTATGAAAGTTTAGAAATAGAGACTCCAAAGACTTCTTTGCCTTCTCCAGAGGATGCGAAAAACTTGTTTCAGAAATTACAAGATGAAGAGTATACTCATGTGCTAGGTATATTTATTTCAAGTGGTTTAAGTGGTACATACAATATGGTTAAAAATGTAGCGAATGAATTTAAAAAATTGACCATAGAATTAATGGATTCTAAAACTTTATCTATGGGACTTGGATTTTTAGTTTTAGAAGCAGCTAAGGAAGCTTATAAAAATTCTAATTTTGAACAAATTATAGAAAAAACGAAAAAAATACTTCATAAATCAGATCTTTTTTATGTATTAAAAACTTTAGAATATTTGCGTAAAGGTGGCAGAATTGGTTTAGTAGAAGGAACAGTAGGAGAAATTTTAGGAATCAAACCTATTATTTCTATAGATGAGGAAGGAAAATATTATACCTATAAAAAAGTAAGAGGACGAAAAAAATCAATAGAGGATATTTATTCTATTGTAAAAGAAAAGATAAAAAATAAAAGAATAGATATTGCTATTATGCATGGAGATGCTGAGGAAGAAGCTAAGAAACTTTTAGAGAGGATAAAGGAGATAGGAAATATTAATGAAATATTATTTTCTCAGATTAGTCCAGTTTTAGGAGTCCATACAGGACCAGGACTCATTGGAGTAGTTACTTTTGAAATTTGA
- a CDS encoding 4-hydroxyphenylacetate 3-hydroxylase C-terminal domain-containing protein: protein MTHLNETLYCCGIACSAEGYKTKAGNYQIDLLLANVCKQNVTRFPYEITRLAEDIAGGLMVTMPSEKDFKHPEIGPICEKYFKGVNIVPTEHRMRILRLIENMTLGTAAVGYRTESMHGAGSPQAQRIMIARQGNLAHKKELAKKIARIDEEAIAQREAAASQK from the coding sequence AAATGACTCATTTAAATGAAACATTATATTGCTGTGGAATTGCTTGTTCAGCAGAAGGATACAAAACAAAGGCTGGAAACTATCAAATAGATTTACTTTTAGCAAATGTCTGTAAGCAAAATGTAACAAGATTCCCATATGAAATTACAAGACTTGCAGAAGACATTGCAGGAGGACTTATGGTAACTATGCCATCAGAAAAAGATTTTAAACATCCAGAAATTGGACCAATTTGTGAAAAATATTTTAAAGGTGTGAATATAGTACCAACAGAACACAGAATGAGAATATTAAGATTGATTGAAAATATGACATTAGGAACAGCAGCAGTAGGATATAGAACAGAATCTATGCATGGAGCAGGTTCACCACAAGCACAAAGAATTATGATTGCAAGACAAGGAAATCTAGCCCATAAAAAAGAATTGGCTAAAAAAATAGCAAGAATAGATGAAGAAGCTATTGCACAAAGAGAAGCAGCAGCTTCACAAAAATAA
- a CDS encoding 4-hydroxyphenylacetate 3-hydroxylase family protein has product MALMTKEQYLESLRKLDIKVYVFGELVKNFVDHPVIRPSINSVAMTYELAQSPEYEDLMTATSNLTGKKVNRFTHLHQSTEDLIKKVKMLRLLGQKTGSCFQRCVGMDSFNAVYSTTYETDEKYGTNYHENFKKYLEYVQENDLVVDGAMTDPKGDRGLSPSKQEDPDLFLHVVEQREDGIIVRGAKAHQTGAVNSHEHLIMPTIAMKEGDEAYAVSFAIPSDAEGIYMIYGRQSCDTRKLEEGADIDVGNKEFGGQEALVVFDDVFIPNDRIFLNGEVDFAGMLVERFAGYHRQSYGGCKVGVGDVLIGAAAVAADFNGASKASHIKDKLIEMTHLNETLYCCGIACSAEGYKTKAGNYQIDLLLANVCKQNVTRFPYEITRLAEDIAGGLMVTMPSEKDFKHPEIGPICEKYFKGVNIVPTEHRMRILRLIENMTLGTAAVGYRTESMHGAGSPQAQRIMIARQGNLAHKKELAKKIARIDEEAIAQREAAASQK; this is encoded by the coding sequence ATGGCATTAATGACAAAAGAACAATATTTAGAGAGTTTAAGAAAATTAGACATTAAGGTATATGTGTTTGGAGAATTGGTGAAAAATTTTGTAGACCATCCAGTAATTAGACCTTCTATTAATTCAGTAGCAATGACTTATGAGCTTGCTCAAAGCCCAGAGTATGAAGATTTAATGACGGCAACTTCTAATTTAACAGGAAAAAAAGTAAATCGTTTTACACATCTTCATCAAAGTACAGAAGACCTTATAAAGAAAGTAAAAATGTTAAGACTTTTAGGACAAAAGACAGGATCATGTTTCCAACGTTGTGTAGGAATGGATTCTTTTAATGCAGTATATAGTACAACTTATGAAACAGATGAAAAATATGGAACAAATTATCATGAAAATTTTAAAAAATATTTAGAATATGTACAAGAAAATGATTTGGTAGTAGATGGAGCTATGACAGATCCTAAGGGAGATAGAGGACTATCACCAAGTAAACAAGAAGATCCAGACTTATTTTTACATGTAGTAGAACAAAGAGAAGATGGAATTATAGTAAGAGGAGCAAAAGCTCATCAAACAGGAGCAGTAAATTCTCATGAGCATTTAATTATGCCAACCATTGCAATGAAAGAAGGAGACGAAGCGTATGCAGTATCCTTTGCCATCCCATCTGATGCAGAAGGAATCTATATGATTTATGGAAGACAATCTTGTGATACAAGAAAATTAGAAGAAGGTGCAGATATAGATGTAGGAAACAAAGAATTTGGAGGACAAGAAGCATTAGTAGTATTTGACGATGTATTTATTCCAAATGATAGAATATTCTTAAACGGAGAAGTAGATTTTGCAGGAATGTTAGTAGAAAGATTTGCAGGATATCATAGACAAAGCTATGGAGGATGTAAAGTAGGGGTAGGAGATGTATTAATAGGAGCAGCAGCAGTAGCAGCAGATTTTAATGGAGCTTCAAAAGCATCTCATATCAAAGATAAATTAATAGAAATGACTCATTTAAATGAAACATTATATTGCTGTGGAATTGCTTGTTCAGCAGAAGGATACAAAACAAAGGCTGGAAACTATCAAATAGATTTACTTTTAGCAAATGTCTGTAAGCAAAATGTAACAAGATTCCCATATGAAATTACAAGACTTGCAGAAGACATTGCAGGAGGACTTATGGTAACTATGCCATCAGAAAAAGATTTTAAACATCCAGAAATTGGACCAATTTGTGAAAAATATTTTAAAGGTGTGAATATAGTACCAACAGAACACAGAATGAGAATATTAAGATTGATTGAAAATATGACATTAGGAACAGCAGCAGTAGGATATAGAACAGAATCTATGCATGGAGCAGGTTCACCACAAGCACAAAGAATTATGATTGCAAGACAAGGAAATCTAGCCCATAAAAAAGAATTGGCTAAAAAAATAGCAAGAATAGATGAAGAAGCTATTGCACAAAGAGAAGCAGCAGCTTCACAAAAATAA
- the hslO gene encoding Hsp33 family molecular chaperone HslO, whose product MKNYILRGVAANKSIRVFLGITTNLVEEARKIHHTTPVATAALGRTLTGTVMMGLMLKGDKNKLSIQIKGDGPLKQILAVSDSKGNVKGYVSNPNVELPLREDKKLDVGRAVGKGKMIVIKDLGLKDPYIGQSDLVSGEIAEDFTAYFAYSEQQPSAVGLGVLVDRDYSVKEAGGFIIQVLPDASDDVILKLEKRINELPSVTKLMEETQDGEEMLKRILEGFDLEILDKQEVFLNCDCSEEKLERALISIGEKDLKQIIEEDGQAELTCHFCNRKYHFNKEHLQKLYEEAQ is encoded by the coding sequence ATGAAAAATTATATACTTCGAGGAGTAGCTGCCAATAAAAGTATAAGAGTTTTTTTAGGGATTACAACAAATTTAGTAGAAGAAGCAAGAAAGATTCATCATACAACTCCTGTTGCTACGGCTGCTTTAGGAAGAACTCTTACAGGAACAGTAATGATGGGGCTTATGCTAAAAGGAGATAAAAATAAATTATCTATACAAATTAAAGGGGATGGACCTTTAAAACAAATCTTAGCAGTTTCTGATTCAAAAGGAAATGTAAAAGGATATGTTTCAAATCCTAATGTAGAGCTTCCATTAAGAGAGGACAAAAAACTAGATGTAGGAAGAGCTGTTGGAAAAGGAAAAATGATTGTAATTAAAGACTTGGGCTTAAAAGATCCATATATAGGACAATCAGATTTAGTATCTGGAGAAATCGCAGAGGATTTTACAGCTTATTTTGCATATTCAGAGCAGCAGCCTTCTGCAGTAGGATTAGGAGTATTAGTAGATAGAGATTATTCTGTAAAAGAAGCAGGAGGGTTTATTATACAAGTACTTCCTGATGCGTCAGATGATGTCATTCTAAAGCTTGAAAAGAGAATCAATGAACTTCCATCTGTGACAAAATTAATGGAAGAGACTCAAGATGGAGAAGAAATGCTAAAGAGAATTTTAGAAGGTTTTGACTTAGAAATTCTTGATAAACAAGAAGTATTTTTAAACTGTGATTGTTCAGAAGAAAAGCTTGAAAGAGCTTTGATTAGTATTGGAGAAAAAGATTTAAAACAAATTATTGAAGAAGATGGGCAGGCAGAACTTACATGTCATTTTTGTAATAGAAAATATCATTTTAACAAAGAACATTTACAAAAGCTTTATGAAGAAGCACAGTAG
- the thiT gene encoding energy-coupled thiamine transporter ThiT gives MKKFTTKMIVEAGIMIALAQILSYIKIFEGPYGGSITAGSMVPIFIYSIRWGCGPGILAGVVYGILQFLLGKSWSLHILSIVFDYITAFGVLGLAGLLNKDLKRVNISICIATIGRFISHVISGAIVFKAYAPAGENPWAYSMKYNASYLVPELIISIFIISILYKSLKYHLTKQ, from the coding sequence ATGAAAAAATTTACTACAAAAATGATTGTAGAAGCAGGGATTATGATTGCATTAGCACAAATTTTAAGCTATATTAAGATATTTGAAGGGCCTTATGGAGGATCTATTACAGCAGGAAGTATGGTACCTATCTTTATATATTCCATAAGATGGGGATGCGGGCCTGGGATTTTAGCAGGAGTTGTATATGGTATTTTACAATTTTTATTAGGAAAATCATGGTCACTACATATTTTATCTATAGTTTTTGATTATATAACTGCTTTTGGCGTTTTAGGACTTGCAGGACTTTTGAACAAAGATTTGAAAAGAGTGAATATTAGTATATGCATAGCTACTATAGGAAGATTTATTTCTCATGTTATATCTGGAGCAATTGTTTTTAAAGCGTATGCGCCAGCAGGTGAAAATCCATGGGCTTATTCTATGAAGTACAATGCAAGCTATTTGGTACCAGAATTGATCATATCCATTTTTATCATTAGTATTTTATATAAATCTTTAAAATATCATTTAACAAAACAGTAA
- a CDS encoding class I SAM-dependent DNA methyltransferase yields the protein MKSYSAFAYVYDQLMEDVDYDEWIVYIEDIFKRYDINPQNIAELACGTGNITNRLAKRGYNMIGVDIAEDMLYVASQKAQDMDLDVVYLNQDITDLLLPTHLDTILCICDGVNYIIGEEDLLKVFQGVYDHLKENGCFIFDISSYYKLSQVLGNHTYAENLEEVSYIWENYFDEKNSICNLDLTLFIKEGDFYKKYEEDHIQRAYKEKEIINILKQVGFKKIESFDAFTFLSPKKTSERVYFVCQK from the coding sequence ATGAAAAGCTATAGTGCTTTTGCTTATGTATATGATCAATTGATGGAAGATGTAGACTATGATGAGTGGATCGTGTATATTGAAGATATTTTTAAAAGGTATGATATAAATCCTCAAAATATAGCAGAATTAGCTTGTGGGACAGGGAATATTACGAATAGACTTGCAAAAAGAGGATATAATATGATTGGAGTAGATATAGCAGAAGATATGCTTTATGTAGCATCTCAAAAGGCTCAAGATATGGATTTAGATGTAGTTTATCTCAATCAAGATATAACAGATCTTTTATTGCCTACTCATTTGGATACTATTTTATGTATTTGTGATGGTGTAAACTATATCATTGGTGAGGAAGATTTACTCAAAGTATTTCAAGGAGTATATGATCATTTAAAGGAAAATGGATGCTTTATTTTTGATATTAGTAGTTATTATAAATTATCACAAGTATTAGGAAATCATACTTATGCAGAAAATTTAGAAGAAGTTTCTTATATATGGGAAAACTATTTTGATGAGAAAAATAGTATATGTAATTTAGATTTGACTCTTTTTATAAAAGAGGGTGACTTTTATAAAAAGTATGAAGAAGATCATATACAAAGGGCATATAAAGAAAAAGAAATCATAAATATATTAAAACAAGTAGGATTTAAAAAAATTGAATCTTTTGATGCTTTTACTTTTTTATCTCCTAAAAAAACAAGTGAAAGAGTTTATTTTGTTTGCCAAAAATAA